AttgtcattaaaaaaaaatgagcaagagagaatgttgaaaaaagaaaaaagagaagaaagtttCTTTATctttatcttttaattttttaagctccatttatttgatatataaattATGTATCAAATAAGGcttaatataaatattttacaATTACTAAGGAAGCtaaatgatatttttaaaatttcaggaTGCCAAGTGATAATAGGAGAAACCTcaaggaggtttctgatattagcCCATTAAAGAATCTTTTTGATTTACAAGACATGAAACTATATATAACACAAAATAGGAGAAAAGAACAACAACTTACAATATTAAAACAGTGCATATTGAAACGCCCTAGTTCATAAAACCACACTAATAAACAGTACAAGGGGTTCTACGGGGTAGAAAGATTGAAAACATAGAACAGATATGTCAGAAAATGCACTCAACAAAATAATATAAGCATCTCAATTACCGACCACCAGAGAGAACAGAGTCTGCTACAGAATGTGTGAAACATTTGTCTGTGGAATATGCAAATGACGATGAAATATCTTCAAAGCCAGCAGGATGGGCGAAGCCAAGACCAACAGCAGAAACGCCCATGGCCAGTGGTGATAAATCTGGCAGGGCAACTGACCCCTCCAAGTACAACAGAACTTGCCTCATACTTGGCCTAATCTTTGGATCTGAATGAGAGCATAACAAGCCCAGTTTCAACACCAATTCGGCTTCCTCTTTCACATACTCAGTGCCCAACTTTTGATCAACTGCTAGGAGAATATTGCCTGTTTTCCAACACGAAAATACCGAATCTACCAAAACGATATTCTCTGCTGGTTCAGCTCGGGGTTCTATTGGCCTTCTTCCACAGGCAACCTCTAGCAAAAAGGCCCCAAAAGCATATACATCAGTGCTCGTTGTGGCCATCCCAGTCCTATTATGCTCCGGGGCAAGATAGCCAAGAGATCCTGCTACATGGGTGCTTTGAGGGAGTGTCCCATGATCGTATAGCCTTGCCAGGCCGAAATCTCCTAATCTTCCATTCAGTTCACCATCCAACAGTACATTACTGGCTTTTACATCTCTGTGGATCACAACTTGCTCCCATTCTTCATGTAGATAGAATAATCCGGACGCTACACCTTTGATGACTTGCAGTCTTTGGCTCCAGTTGAGGGTATACTTGGGCTGGTTATACAAAAACTTATCTAGACTACCATTGGGCATGAACTCATATACTAAAAGTAACTCTCCTTTACGCCGACAATAACCCAAGAACGGCACTAAATTTCTATGGCGTAAGCGACCAATACTGACTATTTCTGCAACAAATTCTCTCATTCCCTGTCTTGCTTGATGAGAGACCTTCTTGACGGCAACCTCAACTTTATTTCTTGGCAAAACGCCTTTGTAGACCCTGCCAAATCCGCCTTCTCCCAACACCTCTTTTTCTCTGAACCCCTTGGTGGCAATGTATAGATCTTTATACTTGAACCTGTGAGGTCCGTAAGCAATCTCCCATTCTTCAAGCACTTCTGCAAACTTCCACTTCCTCCTTAGATAATAAGCTACTCCAGATGTTAGTATTAAcaagaaaagcatgcaaatcaGGGGCAATCCCaagataaaaaatttagagactTTCTTATGTCCAAACCGAGGCAGCTTGGGGAGCCGAGAGAGATCAAGAGCTTGCGCATCCCCATTCATCTTGAAGCTCCATCCCAGTACATAATGAGCTGTTCCTATTTCGATTGGGCTAGTGGCAGCAGAAAAGCCAACATACATGGTTTGCTGTAAAATTGGCGAAAGATCATATCTCAAAGACAAAAGAGGAGTATGTGGTTTAGCAGCCGCAATTGGAGCTAATGTAACATCGATTCTCCTGTCAACCCCGTCGTATTCCACCCAAAGTTGCATCTGTTGACCGCTGCAAAGAGTTAAGTTGTCAAATGAATTCTTGTTATTAGCTTGGTAACTTGCTGGCCGGGATATCTTGGAGCTCACAGAGTTAATATCAATACCAACATGGTTGTCATTGATATCTTCAAAATCTTGGTTTTGGAAAGTGTCAAGCTCCACTGCAAAAACGTGATTTGTTTGATTTCCATTGGTGCTTCTATTGAAGAGGCCGAGGAACTGTGTGGAAGGCCCTCTGGTAAGGCCTCTTGTTGGTGCAATCACGAAAGCCATTCCCGGACCAGTCACTCCTGAGACTTTGGGTACTATAGCAAACACAAATTGGGTGGAAAACGAGAGGGCCGAACTGTTAGATTTGCTCTTGAAATTGATGGGACTAGGATAGAAGGCATGCCCTGTTTCTAATTTCGTGGTGTTGGTTATCTGTAGGAGGCCATTGCTCATGATTTTGGCTAATCCATCCAGGCttagatttgatgattgaaatcCTTGATAGACGAAACCAGCATCATCAGAAGCTGCTGCACCAGCGGCGGTGTGGACCAGAAAATAGGCTAAGATTGCTGTTGCTAGATTGAATGACATGACTAAAAGACTTGATGTCAATTGCCAACAACTTCTTAATTTAGTAGCCTACCTGTTGCTATCTAGCTGTTGCGATTTCTTCGCACTCCTTTATAATTTCTCACACAAGCTTTGACTGCTTTTTAACGAAAGCCAAATGACGAGCAGCTATAGCAGACATGTTGTTACATAGTATGCAAGGGACTTGCCCGCTACAGTAGTGGTTTTTTCAATTGTAGGATGATTGTTATATTTTCCGATATACAAGAAAACAATAATGTCACTTTGAAGTAAAAGTTTTTTAACGGGCTCCGATACATAATAAttaggattaattttttatacactaacaattaatatatacactatcaccgatGGATGCATGACAATTCATCtgaattaaatattcaaattcaaattttactcaTGTGTCATGTATTCAATCATGATAGAATATGTATGtactgtcagtatatataagatttactcatttaattaattgaaactTAAAATTTTGCATATATAACATGTATTCACTATGTTTATGTGTAAACTGTAAATATAAAAAACATTAATGCTATAAACAACTTATTTCATGTATTTGCTTGTAACACAGTATAGTATCATTGTACGCTATACTTGACAGCGAGAACATCAATTGCACCAACATCAACCATGCTATCCCGTGCCGCTCATTAACCGAGTGCAAAAAGTTAGATATCGAGCATGAATAGCATTAGAgtgttaaattttttatttcaagaaaGTGAACTTCGGGACACGTACTTAAAATCTGGTGATTCCTTTTTCCCCAACAATTCTCTTTTATTCTTCTCGTTTTGCCCTAGCTATGGTACGAGTTCCTTAATTTCTAAGACCTACCACCTTAAAAAGCAGCCATATTATTAATGTACGGTTTTACCTTGCTCAGACAGCCCTTTGATTCTATAGAAACCTATACCGCCTTGCAAATCAGTTACAAACAACACGCCAAggtttacaaaaaataaaaaaataataaaaatcaacAACAAAGTGCAATATTGACGAATTTGGGCGGATCATAATTGGATAATGAGTTTAATTAGGTCAACTTATTTATATTCATTTAAATAAATAAGTCTGGATACACTTAATTATTCATTTATCAATCACTTaaaattctatttatttttattttttgtatattgtttgacaagaaataatattatttaattattattaaattgataataaatttaaatttatttatttaacacTTACaaaaaattgagtttaaaaGCATTGTATTATGTGAATCCTTCTCAAAGTGCAATCTTCACAGGTATAGTTCAAGACCTTCCCTCCACAATATTTATGCCAAGGTTTTATAACCACGTGGACCTATTCAATGTCTGTCAGTGTGGACCTATTCAATGTCGGTCAGTTTGcgagtaattttttaaatttttttgtgaaaattaagGTTTCAAAGAAACTGCATttttaggttgtgtttggattgtaattttctgaaatttttgtagaaaatatattataacaatttgatatatgtgaagtaaaaaagtgattgaaaaatgtattcacgAAAAATAGAGatatttttttggtaaaaatccctttcCAAACAATTTGAATTGAAAAAGGACTATATAATGTGAACTTTTCTGTCCTCTTAATTTCGGGAGTTCATATCCGAAATATTTCTAGAATCATCCTATCCTTAATTTTCCTCCTCCTTCACATCCTAATGTCTTTACCTTCTAAgccaccatatatatatatatatatatatatatatatatatatagtcaaTGACATCTTAACTTCTAAAATTGCTCATTACTTTCAATAATCTTCAGTGTTGTAGTTGTATTGTTGCAACTATCATAAAAGTTTGGCTCTTCAggatatttaaaagaaaaaaagaagatgatgatcGATAATCTCCAATATGcaattgtaattttttcttctttcctcgaGTAACCTCTAATATAGCAACCAAACGATGTTTAAGAGTTCAAGTGGCATAGAGTTCGACGtattcttttagggtttctttaattGATGCCCATTGGGCACTAGTAAAGACACTTAAAGCACACCTAACTTATCATGTTAATACATACAATCATAATTAATGTACCCCTTATCTTAGATAAGAAGCTCGTTTTGCCTAGCCAATAATgatgttgcaaatcgaatttaTGCTGTCGAAGGTTCAACACTGTTAGGACCGGGCCAGGaaatagacaaactcaagttagcacaaattaggcggtataaccgaccatttaatagataggcggtagataccagccatataataattaggcggtaaaaccgaccatataaagacggataacaaagcaaataagaGACACAaaagatttacgtggttcggtcaaattgacctacgtccacgggcgagggaggagcaatatttctactatgaaaaagaaatacaaaagccgtagaaaagtggttcctaggccaataggcacttacaaaagagtttagaaaatattcctaaactcaaaacaagagagcctaaaatatttaactgaatgggctagatgactcaagaagctaatagcccatataactctcttgagtggtgcaaGTTAAATCCTTCAATGGACCCTTCTATTTATAGGCCTCGAGTAGCCGGCTTCTCTTCAGCAGGCTCCGATGTGGGATGAGAAGGAAATGAAAAATTATGCCACAAGTCAAAGCTTGCGGCTCTGACAAaacaacaaatctccaccttggcataattttgaattctatcaTCGACAATAGTAAAAATTTCTCCACCTTCTTCACATAAGCCCCAATGGGCTTAAATCACAAACGAACACCAATCAAGTCCAAGCactgcttgaacttgtaaactgGAAGAGGTTTCGTAAACATATCGGCTGGATTGTCCTTAGtattgattttctgaataaggacttttccctcagcaatgatatcccgaatgaagtgatacttcacatcaatgtgtttcgtcctctcatgatacatctgatttttagtcaagtgtatggcactttgactatcacagtgaatatcagtaacaccttgatatagacttaactcgctaaataaactcttcaaccacaaggcttctttgattgcctcgttcacagccatatattctgcttctgtagtagacaaagatacgacaggttgtagagtagctttccaactaacagcaCAACCGCCAATGCAAAATACATAGCCTGAAAGTGATCTTCTCCTGTCAAGATCCCCAACGTAGTCTGagtctacaaaaccaaccaaagtgttattattccttccaaactccaaacatgcatttgaagtacctcgcaaatatctgagaatccacttcacagcCTGCCAATGTGTTTTATCAGGgcaagacatatatctgctaacaacactgactgcttgtgcaatatctggacgagtacaaaccattgcatacataatactgccgactgcactggaataaggaacccgtgccatataatcttcctcttcatctgattttggtgattgagcagcagatagccgaaaatggctagcaagaggagtagatactggtttagcatctttcatgccaaaacgctccaaAACTTTTTCAAGGTAATTTTTCTGGGTCAAAAATAACTTCCCTACTCCTCGATCTCGCTTGAtatccatgccaagaattttcttagctgctcccaaatctttcatttcaaattcactatttaactGCAGTTTCAAGGTGTaaatttctgacaaattcttggcagcaatgagcatgtcatcaacataaagcagcaaataaatggaagaaccatcatttaacttccggaagtaaacacaactatcatacatgctcctcaaataaccatgacccaacataaaggaatcaaaccttttataccattgtcttggagactgcttcaatccatataaggatttcttcaacaagcaaacatggtcttccttaccttcaatttcaaaaccctggggttgtctcatataaatttgttcttcaagttcgccATGTAAGAAAGCTGTCTTAACGTCGAGCTGTTCTAACTCCAAATTATACATGGCAactaaagcaagcaaaacacgaatagagctatgtttaacaacaggtgagaatatatcattaaaatcaacaccttgtacctgattatagccctttgcaactaatcgtgctttataccttgcatcttcaacccctggaataccttcctttttcttgaagacccacttgcaaccaacaattttcttagctgacggcggctttacaagaacccaagtttcattctgatgaatagattcaatttcttcattcatcgcaatcaaccactttgcagaatcatcacaagaaactgcttctgaataggtggaaggctcaccaactgcatcagtttcttctgcaacagacaaagcatatgcaactaaatttgcatatctttgtggtggtcgaGTGTCTCTCCTTGCTCTATCTCTGGCTATGGAATACTCCTCTTCTTCTGAACTATCTTCAACAGTAGATTCAGGTGTATCTACTGGCACTTGTTGAATAGAAGATTTGGATTGAGAAGGACCAAAACTGCCAATATCAAGCTCCACCTGCTTCTGTGTACTATCAGTAGTACAAGGACTAGAAGACTCCTTCTTGGAAGATAACAGAgataattcatcaaaagtaacatctctactgattacaaattttggggatTTGGGATCAGGATaccataatctgtatcctttcaccccagaagcatacccaagaaaaatgcactttttagccctaggctccaattttccatcattc
This region of Coffea arabica cultivar ET-39 chromosome 3c, Coffea Arabica ET-39 HiFi, whole genome shotgun sequence genomic DNA includes:
- the LOC113735011 gene encoding L-type lectin-domain containing receptor kinase IV.1-like produces the protein MSFNLATAILAYFLVHTAAGAAASDDAGFVYQGFQSSNLSLDGLAKIMSNGLLQITNTTKLETGHAFYPSPINFKSKSNSSALSFSTQFVFAIVPKVSGVTGPGMAFVIAPTRGLTRGPSTQFLGLFNRSTNGNQTNHVFAVELDTFQNQDFEDINDNHVGIDINSVSSKISRPASYQANNKNSFDNLTLCSGQQMQLWVEYDGVDRRIDVTLAPIAAAKPHTPLLSLRYDLSPILQQTMYVGFSAATSPIEIGTAHYVLGWSFKMNGDAQALDLSRLPKLPRFGHKKVSKFFILGLPLICMLFLLILTSGVAYYLRRKWKFAEVLEEWEIAYGPHRFKYKDLYIATKGFREKEVLGEGGFGRVYKGVLPRNKVEVAVKKVSHQARQGMREFVAEIVSIGRLRHRNLVPFLGYCRRKGELLLVYEFMPNGSLDKFLYNQPKYTLNWSQRLQVIKGVASGLFYLHEEWEQVVIHRDVKASNVLLDGELNGRLGDFGLARLYDHGTLPQSTHVAGSLGYLAPEHNRTGMATTSTDVYAFGAFLLEVACGRRPIEPRAEPAENIVLVDSVFSCWKTGNILLAVDQKLGTEYVKEEAELVLKLGLLCSHSDPKIRPSMRQVLLYLEGSVALPDLSPLAMGVSAVGLGFAHPAGFEDISSSFAYSTDKCFTHSVADSVLSGGR